The Chryseobacterium oranimense genome contains the following window.
CTCCCAGAATGCCTATACTTTAAAGGTTGATCTCCCTTTTTACACTACTTCTGGTACAAAAGTCCTTACCAATGCACAATCCAGTATGGTCAGCACACCGGTTGCTATGAGTACACCAACATTCCGGCCAGCTGCTGATATCAGCCCTTCCAGTGTCATGACCTTTGTTTTTAATAAAAGTGGAGACAGACCTGCTTCTCTAATGACGGGCGGTGATATTCATTATAATAAAATTGAAACCCAGGCTGCTACCAATACAGCCTTTGGTGCAGGATTTAATATCAGCAATACTACTGTAACATTTTCCAATCCAAGTCCTCTTATCAGCAATAATATGACCGCTGCTAACGGATATCTTCAGCTTGATGACCGGTATAATAAGCTGATATTGCACGTAAACAGCTATACAACAGCGGGACAAAGCTATTCTGATAACACAACGTTGTACTATGTCAACAGCCAGGGGGTAGCGAAATCTTATAATTATGGCAGAATCAACTTTCCTCAGGGAGGAAATTTTGATATGACGTTCGATATTTCAAGACAGGTGCTTACAGATGGATGTAAGGGAATTTTAGGATTGAGGAATTCCAATTACAGTTCTGTACTTACCCTGAATCTTGGAGACGTTTATTTCAATGTAGGAAATGAAAATGCTTCAAAATTCGGAGGAACCTATTCCGCAAGCGACAGCTATCTGATGGATGCCCTGGAAAACGGCTATTATACCTCTGTAGACTTTAGAAATGCTGCTGGGATTACCGCTTCCAATAACTGGCAGCCAATCAGTGCCAATACTAACAGTATCTACTATATCAATGCAAGTACAAATTCACAGGCTGCTAATGTGATCTCGGGTGCCACATGCTCAAACCTTGTTCTCTCCGGCCAGGGGATGGATTTTCAGGTGCCGTTCAATTTTACTGCCAATAATGCTTCTTACAGCCGTACGTTCAATGGCTACGATGTGCTGATCCTGCCATTTCAGGCGAATATACCTTCAGGGGTGAGTGCATATTTGATGTCACCCGGATCCAACAATATCAATTGTACGGCAATTTCCAACGGAATTATTCCTGCGAATACTCCGGTACTGATCAATGCCACAGGAACTATCACTTTCAGCGGCTCAGGAAATGTTTCCACGCCCAAAGCAATCACTGTCGGCCAGATGAACGGCGTTTACCAGAGCATCAAGGTTCCGGCTGGCGGCTACATCCTGAAAACTGAAAACGGGGTAACCGGTTTCTATAAAATAACGGTTGCAAGTGAGCCTGTAATAACCTCCTTCAAAGCTTATCTTTCAGAAGAAAACACCTATTCTGCCAGTGTTCTTCCTTTAAATTTTGGATCGTTAGGTACCAGAAATACCCTTATGGATACGAAAAAAGAACCTGTTAAAATATATCCCAATCCTGTAAAAGCAGATATTTTTATTGATTCTGATTTCCCGGAAGCTGTAGCAGCTATTTTTGATGGGAAAGGGAGTGTCATTGCATCCGGATTGAAGATCAATACAGGAAAAAACCAAATCAATGTGGCAGACCTTCCGGCCGGAATCTACTTCGTTGAGGTTACCTGTAAGAACAATACAGTACTAAAACAAAAATTTGTCAAAGAATAAGACCCCATCCAAAGCCATCATCACATTAGCTTATAATGGCTTTACCAATATCCATCAGATGATGGAAGAATCAAGATCGAAACAGAGAAGCATTAAAAAAACAGGCACAGTCATCTGTGAAAATCCATTAAATCTGTGGTTAAAAAATTGAACCGCAAAAAACATAAAAGTTGTTAGGACTTTATTGAAACCATAATCCTTATGAAAAGAATTGTATTAACATTATGTGCAACACTGGCAGCCCATTTGTTATTAGCTCAGAGCCATTATAAATACCCGTTCAGGAATCCCGATCTTCCTGTTAATGAAAGAATAGAAAACCTTCTTACTTTACTGACAGCAGAAGAAAAAATAGGAATGATGATGGACAATTCCCAGGCAGTTCCCCGTCTGCAAATCCCTGCGTATGGATGGTGGAATGAAGCCCTTCATGGAGTGGCAAGAGCAGGAATAGCTACTGTTTTTCCCCAGGCGATAGGGATGGCAGCTACATGGGATGTTGCGGAACATTTTAAAACGTTTGAAATGATTTCTGATGAAGCACGGGCGAAGTATAACCGATCCTTTGATGAAGCCCAAAAGACAGGACGTTATGAAGGGCTTACCTTCTGGACTCCTAACATCAATATCTTTCGTGATCCAAGATGGGGAAGAGGTCAGGAAACCTATGGGGAAGATCCTTATCTTACTTCCGTTTTAGGTGTTGCTGCCGTAAAAGGGCTGCAGGGGAATGACCCTAAATATTTTAAAACCCATGCCTGTGCCAAACATTTTGCTGTACACAGCGGTCCGGAATGGAACCGTCATTCTTATAATGCAGAAATTTCAAAGAGAGATCTGTATGAGACCTACCTTCCTGCTTTCAAAGCATTGGTACTGGAGGGTAATGTAAGAGAGGTGATGTGTGCCTATA
Protein-coding sequences here:
- a CDS encoding T9SS type A sorting domain-containing protein, yielding MKKFLIFIAIYSMVWYFSGTLQGQLTTVKIDKNITYQKIRGFGGFVCSPQFAYNHMSTAEIQTLWGASSEGGYNMMRLYIPENSSNWSSVLATAQLAKSMGLTIFATPWTMPAAWKTNNHVNAVYTDTNGVQQIGYLKTENYQDYALYLNSFVTYLQNNGVDLDYISIQNEPDEMAQYQGCIWTPAQMATFVKNYGHLINCKVIAPESVGFTDNFASALLDPAAMANFEVYGGHQYGLIQSVYKQFQNNNKELWQTEYLINWNSSSSQPARDFSWNADAFNFAASVNNALLGNINAWIHYSAKRYYGLMGDGTYGTTAGVMTKRGYILSHYARYTTGKTRIEAKWDDKTGVLQGSSYISQDGNQVVLMVINPSQNAYTLKVDLPFYTTSGTKVLTNAQSSMVSTPVAMSTPTFRPAADISPSSVMTFVFNKSGDRPASLMTGGDIHYNKIETQAATNTAFGAGFNISNTTVTFSNPSPLISNNMTAANGYLQLDDRYNKLILHVNSYTTAGQSYSDNTTLYYVNSQGVAKSYNYGRINFPQGGNFDMTFDISRQVLTDGCKGILGLRNSNYSSVLTLNLGDVYFNVGNENASKFGGTYSASDSYLMDALENGYYTSVDFRNAAGITASNNWQPISANTNSIYYINASTNSQAANVISGATCSNLVLSGQGMDFQVPFNFTANNASYSRTFNGYDVLILPFQANIPSGVSAYLMSPGSNNINCTAISNGIIPANTPVLINATGTITFSGSGNVSTPKAITVGQMNGVYQSIKVPAGGYILKTENGVTGFYKITVASEPVITSFKAYLSEENTYSASVLPLNFGSLGTRNTLMDTKKEPVKIYPNPVKADIFIDSDFPEAVAAIFDGKGSVIASGLKINTGKNQINVADLPAGIYFVEVTCKNNTVLKQKFVKE